The genomic interval TACATGAACAGTAATTAATTTTATCTAGTGATCATATTAAGCTTTAGTTTATCTGTGTAGATATATACATTGGGTATTCCTTGAACTCACCCACGCTTATACGATCGTGTATATTCCCACCTAATTTCCACTTATCATAGGCCTGGCTGAGGTTATCATTTAGGCCACTGGCTTGGGAGCCATGGGCTCCTCCAACCGGCGGCAGCGCTCCAATGGGCTTGGATATAAAGCCAGCTGCAGTGCTGTCCAACTTGGATGACGATGAGCCCGGTCCGCGGTAGAACTCCGGTGGAGGATCGTAGCTCTTGGCTGCTGCGGAGCCCACGGGGTCCAGTTTCACGATAGCCTGTCGTTTCCGCGGCTGCATTGGCCGCCAGGACTCGGATTCCTTGGATGCGTTCTGCGCGGATGCGTGGGTTATGGTTAGAAGAAGACCGAGGCAAAGGCCAAAGGCCAGGAGTAACTTCCCTTGGGACGCGAACATGTTAACTGAGTGCGCCGCCTGCAGACCGACGGATTTTATATGGGTCCCCGTGTCGCCATGTCGTCATCTGGAGTGGGTGCCATTACAAGCGCTGGCGACAAATTGCAGTCCGACAATTTCAAACCGTCGCCGCTTGGCTGCTGGCATTGAGACGTCTGCAGTGCGTTTCGGGCGCGATTAGTGCCGCCAGCTTGGAGCCCCTTCAAGATTTGGCCACGCGGCTCTTTCCACACTCTTTCATCAGGCATTATATCAGGCGGAGGGAGCAACGAGCATGTAGTTGCCAATTTGTGCCTCTCTTGGATTATTGAAATAAAGCGTGCGCACCCAGAAATCCGTAGCCCCCCCGACAGGTGAGCAGCCAGAAATTAGTGGAGTTATTCGCGCCCTcggcaaaagaaaaacaaaagttccAATCtacgttttaattaaatcatttatcgCTGCTTATTTCTAAAGTCGCGTTGCTCAGCGAAGGGGAATGATCGGAGGTGAAGTGAGGTCGTAGGGGGCCGGAAAAGTCATCTTTGGTGCAAAAGAAAGCACAACCTATGGAAAATGGTGGAAAGTGTTGCTAGAACGGTTGCGCAATAAAAGGCTTTTTCTTACTCTTATACTCATTATGATCCggttaaaatatataaataataatacccTTTTAAACCCAAAGTTTGTCTACATCTTCTCATCTGGCTCAATTTTAATATCACTGGAAGCAGACTTCTTGATCAGACAATCAAAAACCAAGTTGATGTCTTTTTTAAGACTGGAACGCTTTTATTAATGCCGTGTGGCACTTTAGAAATACATTCCAATTACATAAAAGAAATAGTTAAGAATGTCACGGCGATTATCAACGGCGCTTCCGATACATTTCCGGTATGTCGTCGGGATCGGAGTCGGATGGAGGTGGCGTGGGTAATTTGCCATCTTTGTCGCCCAATACCAATCGCTCGAGGATCTCAACCTGGAGGTCCAGGATAGCCATCAGCTTGAACAACTTCTCGCCGCGCAAGTGGTAGTCGGCACTTCGCTGCTCCTTGGTCAGGCGTGCCCTTTTCAACTCCTGCGGGCTCTTAATGAGGTCCCTCTTGAACTTAATCAGTTCCCGCCTATTTAGCTCTAGTTCCACATTCTCGGCAACAGTATGTCCACGGCGTTCGTACGTCTTTCGCAGGCATCGAAAGGTATCGCCAAAAAGATCCGCATACTCCACGTGCAGAAATTCCAGGAAGGTGATAGACGACCGATTGGCGTTTTCCTTTATGATCCTGCTCGTCTCGTTGAAGTAGTCATAGATGACGGAGGCGAAGACGTTCATCAAGAGAATCGCCAGGAAGAAGACCAGTGCCAGGTAGAGCAAGATCCCTAGAATGCGACCTCCGTGGAAGAAATCCGCAGGACGAATGTCACCGTTAAAACCCATGGAGTACCTGGATTAATTAGATTAGTTCATGGTTGAACCTAATGACTTGAAAGCTACCAAATAGAGATGTGATGTTTAGGGATACGTACCACATGCAGGTGACCACGGACTGAACCATGTGGCTGAAGACCACTGCGTTGTTTCCATTCGGCACCGCCAAAGTAATGCCAATGGCCATGATGACTACCACAATAATTACACCCAGACTGGCCACTGCTCGCCAGGCGGAGAAGAGGGTCTGTGTAAAAAGCTGAAAGACGGAGGAAAACTGGAGCACCTTCCACAGCCGCAGAGTGGTGATGCACACCAGGAAGCCCTTCACGATGAACAGCATTTGGTGGATGCGCAGTGGACGCTGGAAGTCGAGATACTGACCCTTGGTAGCCTTCTCGACCATCTGCAGCAGGGCATCTGTCTCAATGTCGCGCATGATTACCAAAATGGTCAGGAGGACGTTCAGTATATATATGGCCAGATCCACCATGGTCCAAGCCTCGTGGGCGGCGGCCGGATGATGCCAGATCTTCGTGAACACACCGCGGGCGAACAAGATGACCAAGACTGTGTACACGAACAGTATGAGAAGCTGAGGGGTGCTTCTCGTCTCCACACTTCCCAACATTGACACAGAATCCACATGCACCCGGGGCAACTGGATACCGAATGGGCTGTTCTCCAAACGCAGAGTGATCAACGTGAAAAGGTTGGCATCGGCGTTGTACATCGTCAAGTCGATAAACAAAGCCGAAGTATTTTTATCCAGCCAGCTGTAGTCTCTCAGGTATTCGATCTGCTTCACGCAGTTCACCTAGCAGCattaaaaatgtacaaaatatTCGAGAATATCTCCTAGTATTATCCAGACCTTTGTGCTCATCATGAGCACCACGTAGCCGGCGACTTCCGGGTAGTTAAGCAAATAGCCATAATGATCGTAGTTGAGTAGCAGGCCATTCAGAAAACTGGGCTCGAACTCGGCCGGTACAAAGGGGTCGTAGATCCGCCAGAACTTCTCCGTATAATGCATCCGGCTATAAGGAAGGCGCCACTCGGGCGCATAGGTTTTCGTGTCCCACTCGGGCTTGCCCAGTCCAATATGGCAGTCCACTGGGCGCATTTGGCGCAGGCGCACCACCCCGATCTTCTGCCACTGATCCATGGCCCACCAGCCCTCGTAGCCGTTGGTTTTCTGCGCGTAGAAAGCCTCGACTAGGGTGATCTTCAGATAGCTATGCACCTAACGGATGAGAGGGATagatttatacatttatacagcatacatttttttaacTCTTTATGACCATTCGATTGGCATTTCTTTCGGAAGCTTAAGTAATTCAATAATAAAACGCATTGTACAAAACACATTTCTTGCCTGGTATATAAAGTACACCTGCGACAGGCCGAAGGTGACCGTGGTATTGTCCCAGAAGAGTCGCTGCATGTTGTTGGTATTGTAGTAGTTAGTCTGGTCCTCCTGCAACACCACCATCAGCATCAGGGCAATAAAGTAGGAACCGTAGAGCAATAGGTCCCCGGCAATATGCTTGTATTTCTGGTTTAGCTGCTCGTTCGTGTGGCCCTCGGAGATCAGGAGCTCGGAGCGCAGACTGCGCAGCCGGATCTTCAAGTAGTCAATGTGGTCCATGGTGGGCCCCCCCTCTTCTGCTTTGTAGGGCGGGTCCTCCTGCGGCCAGGTGGCATAATCGATGCTCAGAATGAAGAAACGAATGGGCTCCAGGATGAGGTATTGGAAAAAGAAGACCAGGACGATGGTTACCAACATCGTCTTGAGTCTCTGGGGCTCGTGCATAAATCCCGAAAAGATTGCGACCAGGATGAAGCACACCAAAACGACACTTGCGGTCACCACGAAACACGTCAAGTCCTTGCGGCTAATACTTTTGAGACTCATTTTAACTGGCGTTCTTTGAAATTGCTGCAAGTTTGTACTAAAACTCAGTAGATATAAAATCCACGCTTgctgcttttaattttaaaagtcCATGAACTTAAACCACATGTATATATAGTGGAATGAAAGGGTATGGCATTGTCCTTCAGTTCGTCCATCCGTCTGAGAttataaaatcattttaattttaattaaccaACCCAACCAAGCCATAAAATCGATACTCATTTTGAATACTTTCAACGTATTTGTATTTCGTATTGATAGTTGCCATTTGGTATGTATTGATGTATATTTAAGTATAAAGATATATGCACAATTCATTAACTTAGTTAACGTTTCTAAATTAAAGCGGTATTCTTCCGAAAGTTCCTCTTGTATACGTGGAGACTAGGTGCTAGAGTAGATACATAGTTGACTAGACATACcgacatatatgtatgtaatgcGTATAATACTGGCTGATCGAGGCGGCGATCCGGATCGCCGGTCATCAGGATCCGGTGACTGGCGAGCGCTTT from Drosophila mauritiana strain mau12 chromosome 3L, ASM438214v1, whole genome shotgun sequence carries:
- the LOC117140239 gene encoding polycystin-2, which produces MSLKSISRKDLTCFVVTASVVLVCFILVAIFSGFMHEPQRLKTMLVTIVLVFFFQYLILEPIRFFILSIDYATWPQEDPPYKAEEGGPTMDHIDYLKIRLRSLRSELLISEGHTNEQLNQKYKHIAGDLLLYGSYFIALMLMVVLQEDQTNYYNTNNMQRLFWDNTTVTFGLSQVYFIYQVHSYLKITLVEAFYAQKTNGYEGWWAMDQWQKIGVVRLRQMRPVDCHIGLGKPEWDTKTYAPEWRLPYSRMHYTEKFWRIYDPFVPAEFEPSFLNGLLLNYDHYGYLLNYPEVAGYVVLMMSTKVNCVKQIEYLRDYSWLDKNTSALFIDLTMYNADANLFTLITLRLENSPFGIQLPRVHVDSVSMLGSVETRSTPQLLILFVYTVLVILFARGVFTKIWHHPAAAHEAWTMVDLAIYILNVLLTILVIMRDIETDALLQMVEKATKGQYLDFQRPLRIHQMLFIVKGFLVCITTLRLWKVLQFSSVFQLFTQTLFSAWRAVASLGVIIVVVIMAIGITLAVPNGNNAVVFSHMVQSVVTCMWYSMGFNGDIRPADFFHGGRILGILLYLALVFFLAILLMNVFASVIYDYFNETSRIIKENANRSSITFLEFLHVEYADLFGDTFRCLRKTYERRGHTVAENVELELNRRELIKFKRDLIKSPQELKRARLTKEQRSADYHLRGEKLFKLMAILDLQVEILERLVLGDKDGKLPTPPPSDSDPDDIPEMYRKRR